In Panulirus ornatus isolate Po-2019 chromosome 49, ASM3632096v1, whole genome shotgun sequence, the following proteins share a genomic window:
- the LOC139764362 gene encoding uncharacterized protein: MSGLNPNSEVHGVVAQDKLSGSSMTSIQPQSASAEIPIVMSEDVYDASLAEDQQCFVLVDERTVGVMPGNSAVQRLLTEQEASAGVDSEKTVQVMQMDGSKTLEMMHVGNKDTVDVMHMPDGRTVEVLHMDDGKTVEVVQMDGGKTLEVMHIDAGKQSEVIHVDASSSIELLSENDSLKGPIVTSSAPVVFTKRKGKCVLSGQCSEPLAPMAMKRVITTQSGPDSTGLSLRSLTSLNPSIVLSTGKSSLIAGQEFSCVTSATSFPSSRKSQVVETSHLQTVTHVNSNIVLSGSKEVLSSSVDGLNNTIIISWPTISQELENTVATQTEPCDDCGPSMNLFFCTFFTDGNVQTQCDMPEQRHASISTVTSAGCGIRSKVQIMNDHSGEDDPLSVKVEGEIYDSEVADPRFSRSGRILKGKGPLFTLDSSMVDEDRECDPDFELRDENYRENRGHQSLVYRKKRGRKRKRRLPSPDDFDEDLELVNGDEADGIKTEISIKQEPVDADDDELALEILRTKGYGLRTKRHPKKLSDMHYIEEKVVKKRVERTQEFSCQMCSKIFPTFSRLQRHAKEEHDSTEFAFPCDLCGVVFTRPHNLERHKDTKHGDGERRFVCEHCGRRFGRQDVLSVHISMVHFKKALQGKKGPSVIGPNTVHCTSCDKFFSKEQKLREHRQGNLTCNDCSLSFECKTSLRVHQYKHHPTACNECGKVCDSKQQMYFHRLSHAPKFVCKYCNKGFLWKSQYTVHMATHTGEKPVLCDICGKSFAHKLAVSKHKWQEHNESNKKFKCQTCGKSFVYKGKLQSHVRSHTGEKPFMCHLCPSTFSQRCNLTAHIKSVHGVYIQSIKSDGTTQTQLVKYKRAKKVAPIEPPAVVNTVIAPPVEAPVPDQPQVAIQEQVQMSESFETEAAVYQIVYAYPQ; encoded by the exons ATGTCAGGGCTTAATCCAAATTCAGAAGTTCATGGAGTAGTTGCTCAGGACAAACTTTCTGGGTCCAGCATGACGAGCATTCAGCCACAGAGTGCAAGTGCAGAAATCCCCATTGTCATGAGTGAAGATGTATATGATGCATCCCTGGCTGAAGATCAGCAGTGTTTTGTATTGGTTGATGAAAGGACTGTTGGCGTCATGCCTGGCAACTCAGCTGTGCAAAGACTGCTGACAGAGCAGGAGGCTTCTGCTGGAGTTGATTCAGAAAAGACTGTTCAGGTGATGCAGATGGATGGGAGTAAAACATTAGAAATGATGCATGTGGGCAACAAAGACACAGTAGATGTGATGCACATGCCAGATGGAAGGACTGTGGAGGTATTACACATGGATGATGGTAAAACTGTTGAAGTTGTtcaaatggatggaggcaagacCCTTGAAGTAATGCATATAGATGCAGGCAAACAATCAGAAGTGATTCATGTTGATGCTAGCAGCAGCATAGAACTCTTAAGTGAAAATGATTCTTTGAAAGGACCAATTGTGACAAGCTCTGCCCCTGTGGTTTTTaccaaaagaaaaggaaaatgtgtgCTATCAGGCCAATGTTCAGAACCATTAGCACCAATGGCTATGAAGAGGGTAATTACAACACAGAGTGGGCCTGATTCGACTGGTTTAAGTTTGAGGTCATTGACCAGCTTAAATCCTTCTATTGTATTATCTACAGGAAAAAGTAGTTTGATTGCTGGTCAGGAATTCAGTTGTGTGACCTCAGCCACATCCTTTCCCTCCAGTAGAAAGTCACAAGTTGTTGAAACAAGTCATTTGCAAACTGTCACCCATGTTAACTCAAACATTGTCCTTTCTGGTAGTAAAGAGGTACTGTCTAGTAGTGTTGATGGCTTGAACAATACTATCATAATTTCTTGGCCAACCATATCTCAAGAGCTTGAGAACACAGTAGCAACACAGACAGAACCATGTGATGACTGTGGACCAAGCATGAACCTGTTTTTCTGCACCTTTTTCACAGATGGTAATGTTCAGACTCAGTGTGACATGCCAGAACAACGCCATGCAAGTATATCAACTGTCACCAGTGCTGGCTGTGGAATCCGGTCTAAGGTACAGATCATGAATGACCATTCTGGAGAGGATGACCCATTATCAGTGAAGGTTGAAGGAGAAATATATGATTCCGAAGTGGCAG ATCCCCGATTTTCAAGAAGTGGTCGAATCCTAAAGGGCAAAGGTCCTTTATTTACATTGGATTCTAGTATGGTGGATGAAGATAGGGAGTGTGATCCTGATTTTGAATTAAGAGATGAGAATTACAGAGAAAATAGAGGTCATCAAAGTTTGGTTtacaggaagaagagaggaagaaagagaaagcgACGTCTCCCATCCCCAGATGATTTTGATGAGGATCTGGAACTTGTTAATGGGGATGAAGCAGATGGTATTAAGACAGAAATTTCAATAAAACAAGAACCAgtggatgctgatgatgatgaattaGCTCTCGAAATTTTGAGGACAAAAGGTTATGGTTTAAGAACAAAACGACATCCAAAGAAATTGAGTGATATGCACTATATAGAGGAAAAAGTTGTTAAAAAGAGAGTTGAGAGAACTCAAGAATTTTCTTGTCAGATGTGCTCAAAAATTTTCCCAACATTTTCACGATTACAACGACATGCCAAAGAAGAGCATGATTCCACTGAATTTGCATTCCCATGTgatttgtgtggtgttgtgtttacTAGGCCCCATAACTTAGAGCGTCACAAAGACACAAAGCATGGCGATGGTGAAAGACGCTTCGTTTGTGAGCACTGTGGTCGCCGCTTTGGTCGTCAGGATGTACTTTCAGTACACATTTCAATGGTTCATTTTAAGAAAGCTTTACAAGGTAAAAAGGGGCCTTCAGTCATTGGACCAAACACTGTACACTGTACTAGTTGTGACAAGTTTTTTTCCAAAGAGCAGAAGTTAAGAGAACATAGACAAGGAAATTTAACTTGTAATGACTGTTCATTATCTTTTGAATGTAAAACATCACTAAGAGTACATCAATATAAACACCATCCAACTGCTTGTAATGAATGTGGAAAAGTTTGTGATAGTAAGCAGCAAATGTATTTTCATCGCCTATCTCATGCCCCAAAGTTTGTGTGTAAGTACTGCAATAAAGGTTTTTTATGGAAGTCTCAGTACACTGTTCATATGGCTACACACACTGgcgaaaaacctgtcctttgtgATATTTGTGGTAAGTCATTTGCCCACAAACTTGCTGTGAGCAAGCATAAATGGCAAGAGCACAATGAAAGCAACAAAAAGTTTAAGTGCCAAACTTGTGGTAAATCTTTTGTATATAAAGGAAAACTACAGTCACATGTACgaagccatactggtgagaaGCCGTTTATGTGTCATCTCTGTCCCTCTACCTTTTCTCAGCGATGCAATCTGACAGCTCATATAAAAAGTGTGCACGGTGTATACATTCAGTCTATTAAAAGTGATGGGACAACACAGACTCAACTTGTTAAGTATAAACGTGCTAAGAAAGTTGCACCTAttgaacctccagctgtggttaACACTGTGATAGCACCACCTGTGGAGGCTCCAGTTCCTGATCAGCCTCAAGTGGctatccaggaacaagtacaaaTGTCCGAGTCGTTTGAAACTGAAGCAGCTGTGTATCAAATTGTATATGCTTATCCTCAGTAA